Proteins from a genomic interval of Helicoverpa zea isolate HzStark_Cry1AcR chromosome 13, ilHelZeax1.1, whole genome shotgun sequence:
- the LOC124635963 gene encoding thioredoxin-like protein 4A — MSYMLGHLHNGWQVDQAILSEEDRVVVIRFGHDWDPTCMKMDEVLYSIAEKVKNFAVIYLVDITEVPDFNKMYELYDPCTVMFFFRNKHIMIDLGTGNNNKINWPLEDKQEMIDIIETVYRGARKGRGLVVSPKDYSTKYRY; from the exons ATGAGTTACATGCTGGGACATCTGCACAACGGCTGGCAAGTGGACCAGGCCATACTGTCCGAAGAGGACAGGGTGGTT GTGATCAGATTCGGGCACGATTGGGATCCAACCTGCATGAAGATGGACGAAGTGCTGTACAGCATTGCAGAGAAAGTAAAGAATTTTGCAGTCATCTACCTGGTGGACATCACGGAGGTTccagatttcaataaaat GTACGAGCTGTATGACCCATGCACGGTGATGTTCTTCTTCCGCAACAAGCACATCATGATCGACCTGGGCACGGGCAACAACAACAAGATCAACTGGCCGCTGGAGGACAAGCAGGAGATGATCGACATCATCGAGACCGTGTACCGCGGCGCGCGCAAGGGCCGCGGTCTCGTCGTCTCGCCCAAGGACTACTCCACCAAGTACAGATACTAG